The region GAAGGAGTTGTAAAGATGTAGTCAATATGAAAATTGTGAGAGAAATGAGAATAAGAAAAGACAGTGATATTTGGATGAGAACGCAGTGGAAATGATAGGTAGAGTCGGTAAACATTAACGAGAAAGTAAAAGTAATTAATGAGATAAGGACCAATGAAAGAATTTTATATATTGGAAAAGAGAAGATGTAAAGtatcagagtagcgcagtggAAGCGCaaatgatttatattttacattaaaatgaGTAACTGGTGAGCACAAACGAGTTTTAAgcaattcgaggacgaattgtTTTTAAgtgggggagaatgtaataccccgaaaatttaaggatgtaattttaaaagatcGGAAGGTGAGATTAGTCCCGTTGACGTATGAGCCGGGAGTAGAAAAGTCAATTTGACGATGTAAGGTCATAATCGAGtcaaattgtgtgaattatGTGATTACGTGTTAGAAATAGATTGCGTGCTATTTATTATGTGCAGTGGCATTTTCGTaaataaatgcaaaatattttaaaatgagttttaaaatattgtaaaataggttaaatatgaatttgacttttttaaggtaaaataataaataagaatgCATCGGAATTGGTTTCcgataaaatattatttatgttaaaaaccgttaaaatagtatgtaattaattaatcataaaaataaatatactataaaatatagtGTAGAGACAAAAAGGAGAACAAATGGGGTGTAAGGGTTGTGACACATGTAGATACATGTGTCATGGAAACAAAAAGGGGTTGACACATGTAAAGACATGTGTCACCATTTTGGAAAGAACTTGGAAGTTAAGTTTCCAAGGTGacaaaatgttttgttttattaacaaaaatggcaatttcctttctttctcttttaaaacaaaagcttccattttccatttttcttACCAAAACCGTAACACCCCCACCAAGAAGAAGACTCTAGTTTCTTTTGATTCTTGTACTTTTTCAAAACTACAACAAGGTATTCATACTTTCCATGGTTAATTTTATGTATCTTTTAAGagttattttgtaaaaattcaTGATTGTGTGGGTGATTTTTCAAAGGTCAAaaacttgatttttatttcaaatatatgaTAGAAAAGATGATTAAGTTAATGGGTTTTGATTATCTTTAAGCTTTACTTCATATTTTTATGGGTTATgattttaaagtttataaaatcaaaacttttcttTGGATTATGGTCTAATATGATGATCAAACTCATGGGTGTTTAATAACTTTGAGTTTTGACACTTAAATCTAGGTGTTGAGTGTTAAGTACCCTTGAgataaagttttaatttttaaaatttattaaatccgaaaataaggtttaaataattataatttcaagTTCTAAActtgattatgattttaaaagtatataatcTTAAGAAAATATTTGAGTAGAGAAAATCGACATGCAATTgagttttaatattaaatagtctaaattaaattatgggTGTTGGTTGTTTTCggaaattttgaaatatttttcaaagttATGGTTTGTTtgataaatgacttatttggGTGTTCTTAAgataaaagttttgatttttgagaTTTACAAAATCCGAAAATTTCATGGGTAATTGTAATATGAAATTTTGAGGTTTAGAGTGTTCTTGAactcttgataaaaaaaagttaaagatctaataattattttattttattaaatctgaaaataatatttagatGTTATAATTTCAAGTGAGAatcgaaaataaaaatgttatacCTTAgagattatgattatgaaatttttatGTGTTAAAGTGAAATTTTGATATGGAATTATGGTGGATAGTTGTTTGTTAGAATTGTTGTGCATgcaattaattttatgttggtATGGttattagaaattaaattatgtaaaaaagaaaagaatgtgTAGAGATTGTTAAAATTGGAGGCcatatatattgatttttatgttAGCAATTTGTATGAAAATTGTTTGATAGTTCggtattatttttgtaaattcatAAATACATGGTTTATTATACATGTTAAAGAtgcatgtttagatttattgagAATGACTAGAAGTTTGTgtgaattttgttaattttgaagatgtttagcaaattaaaaagtttagggattaaattgtaaaattggtTAAAATGACGAATTTGTTTAAAATGTGACGAGAACTTGATTTCTGGATATATAAGAATTTGTGTATGTGAATTTGATGGTTTATTGGATTTTGTTAGATTTGGTCATGATTGTCAAAGTTTAAAGTTAAGGGATTAAAATGTAACTTTcgtaaaaataaaggaccagtcagtattttaaccaaaatttcaGATTATAGATGTACATAATCTGATGTAtaatgattttaaatgattttggtaatttttggaaagatttggatgtttttgccgaaaactagagttttggggttaaattGTAGTTTTCCAAATTATGAGGGGCtacatggtatgttagccaaagtttccagattatatttgttaataatctGAAGTAGAATGACTTTggatattttaagtaattttctcgattttaaaatcgattagtttacgaaaggacctaaatggtcaattttgaaaagtttgaggatattttagtattttaaccaaaaagggaatttaagccaatataGGGCTGTTTTAATTATCTTATGGAATGGTTAGACCCAATATTGAAAGTAAATctgaattttaataattaaaatattatttagttcgGTAATTAATGGAATAAGGGTAATGTGATAAAAGGGAAATATGgtaatttgattagtttaatgaaactaattaaagagataaaagaaaaataattatttgtgaaTAATTATGAAAAGCCATAGATGTGAAATGaaccttgaatttatttcaagtGTTTTCCTGAATCGAACCCGATAGAGTAGGTTCGTAATTCTCGAAGAGTCGAGAATGAGAAGGAATTGTGAATCGGTTACGTTGAAATAACGACCGAAAAGGATAGTGTtttgtgaaaagtttttttaatgTGATGATTGTTTGTATACGATATGATATCGTGTTTATGTGGCTACGTGTTTAGAGGTCGGCAAtagatttagaattttattttgaaatcgaCTTAACACGATTCCCGAATATAGATGTGATGGAAAGTCAAGTATTGACGGATCAAATTGAAGGAGCACCGGTTGGAATAGACCGAGTGGCTAATAGTGGATCATCGTGgcgtatttaattatttatggagcgacagtctgtgagtttgcattattacatgcatacattaaagtaataaaattattattattactttaatgtggaaaattaatatcgtaaagcattttaaatatatcgtatatttattttgagtaattaaaattattatggaatgagtctacgaaacgtgccatcctatttgggctataataggactatgtgatcactagttattgcatgcatatttattttatgtaaagtggAATGGACTGTGTGaatctagacgacggtctagaagtctgagacgacggtccagacatagcgggagagcttctaagacgacggtctagaaccccgaacaagttaacggtGACGGAACGttagagttcggccgattgatttaagaactaacggcgtcatggaacacttaatgttatcggtcgttgagttcatgagaaaagttgggaacagtctaaacaaaagtttagaactgtaaaggatagtggaaaataaactagagtcgagtgaatctatgggttcagccgactagtttattaatCTAAGTCTGAAAGGAGACTTAGAGGAATATGGATTAGAAACAACATTTCATTCAAAAGCTttacgtttctgtgattgaaccagtattaaatattttaatacgaCTATTTTATAACgggttaaattatttaatgtgtgtttgtaagttgtaaactcaccagtatatctgacccacgttgtggaaCTATTTTTCAGGAATATTGCCTGTGTCTGGACAAGACTTCATCTTTTTGATTCATGAAGTCTTCGTTTTGCGTATATGGTATTTGGTCTTATCTTGAtctgtagagctgcagtagaataGATAGACAGACGCCTTAGCATGTCAGTATTTGCGATGTTTGCCACGCATGAACTCTGTTTTGTTTTCATCGCacgattataatatattttaacgaCATGCATTAAGGTATTGGAAAATAGTTGCAACCCGGGTACACGGTAGTACCGGGAGTTTTGAGATACAGTGTAAAGGAAACTGTACGCAACTATGTTATGTGTATAATATGGGGCCCAGCGTGGCTATATGCATGATTGCATGTTATCGGTTTTGTAAAAGACGGTATTCGAGGAATACGCGTTAAAACGATAACCAGTAATTGAAAAGTAACggttttaatttaatgaaatggtctgcatagtgaaatgcagttatcACCATAATGAGATGGTGTGTGCATAATGAGACGCATTATTAACCCCAGTGTAGTGGGTATGAAACTTgaatacattaattaaatagGAAATTAATTGTAAAGTTTCATCATGATTTtatcggaacgtttttaaacggagattttaaaatgttcgaaaatgtgttttgaattccgcgaaaaatttgaagtgatttttaaagtgtttttaaggcttgctacgggtttcggagcaaccactcccattccctagcgccggtctcgacgccgagaatcgggtcgtgacaaaggtggtatcagagcaatggttgaTGAGTTGGGCCATTGCGTGAAAATGTGTGAGCAATATTCGAAAGAGTCGAATTATTGCATAGTGATAAAGAGTAAAGGCTTAGAAATGTCTATCGTGTTCCTAGGAATTGATTAGTATTCATAGGAATCTACTGCAGCATATAAGAATTCGAATCATGTCTTTGTTATGTCATCGTTTTCAAAATCCTCGATCTTCAGCTTTCCCTTAGGAAGTGAGTCTGTGACTATGTGATTATGTGCTTATTTGCAATTCTATGATTCGTTGATTAAAGTTGATTTCGGATAATGAAAACCGAATATGATTGCAtggtttttagtatttaaaacgTGCAAAATGTGATGTGTGGAAAGTAtgaaaattaattgtttaatttttatgttaaaagtTATATGGTTTATGTTTGGCTATTCGGTGAGTATATGTTTAAAGAATGATGTGCGATTTGTTTGCGCATTTGAATTTGATTGGTTGCTAAGTGAGCAACGTGATTTGATTAGAATGAGTGACTAAAATAAGTGGGAACTCATGTTGTAGAAGTAGAACATGATAAAGAGGAGACTCATGATGAGACCTCTGTTCAGGGTAAAGGAAATGACTCATTACCTATAGTAGGTAAAAATCGCGAACGATAGATAATAATAGATATAGAGACATTGTCGTTGACATCGAATTGATCAACGAAAGAAGAAAGCGAAGAATGATTTTTACAGAGTTGGAAATGTCTAAAGCAACTTATTTAAAGGAGTgtcaaattattttcaaaagagTTTTATTATAAACTTGTGATCACAAgggaataaaatttaaatgagtttttctttgatttcaaaaagtgaaaattttgaaagtttgttgAAAAGAAAAAGGGGACGCCCTATGTTTTAAAGtgaatttgagttttaaataagttttgcTGGACATAACTCTGTAGTATCGAAAGAAGTTTGAGATAATCAGCATTGTTCGTGGGACAAAGAATTCAAGTACGTTCCGATATTCAAGTATAAGGAGAAATTCTTATCGAATATCCGGATTTCTACCCGAGTAGAAATTCGATAGCGATAGAGTAGAATTATCAGGTATTTTAGATGATAATACCGATAATGTAAGCTAGGTATATCCTTTGAGATATAAGGATTACGCGGCGGACCGAGCGAATAGATCGATTAAGAGTACGCTAGCGAGATGTTGCACTAAAGATAGAGTAGCTAGTACGAAATGTAGAAAGACATTGAGTAAGTGGTAACAATTGGATGTGTAGAACCATCCTATTATAATAAGTAAGTGCGTCGTGGTTAAAAGCGATGTTAATGGCAAAGtataatttcatcttttacGAGATATGATGAAATGGAAAAAGGAGTAATCCTGAAATAAAGAGTAGAGGTGAATAAAGGATTAATAGAAAAGAGTATAGAAAGTGTCTATGAT is a window of Mercurialis annua linkage group LG2, ddMerAnnu1.2, whole genome shotgun sequence DNA encoding:
- the LOC126668951 gene encoding uncharacterized protein LOC126668951, encoding MGCKGCDTCRYMCHGNKKGLTHVKTCVTILERTWKLSFQGDKMFCFINKNGNFLSFSFKTKASIFHFSYQNRNTPTKKKTLVSFDSCTFSKLQQGILPVSGQDFIFLIHEVFVLRIWYLVLS